The Mucilaginibacter terrenus genome includes the window TTCACGAATGAAGAAAAAGAGTATCGCGCTGATAATTGGTTTAATGAGTCTTGCGTTGCTGGGCGTAGTAGCTATGCAATTTTATTTTCTACGCCAATCATACCAAATGCAGTCCGAAGAGTTTAATCGTTCAGTGAACGATGCACTCAGCAGCGTAGTTACGAAAGTTGCCAAGCAGGATGCTATTACGTTTTTGAACGCGAAAACGAAAGTAAGGCCGTTTGCTCCAAACTCTGTATCTATAACCAGGATCAGCATTAACGGCAACTCTGTTGATGCTAACGACTCTATAAAACTAAAAAAGCTACGATCTAAACGGGAACGTAAGCTGGCAGTGCTCCGCGACAGCCTTAAGCGGATGATCATGCACAAAAAACAGGAGGAAGAGGTTGCCGCATTAATGCAGCAAGGCACACTTAACCTGCGAATACGCATTGAGGAAATAACAGATGAGTTTGGGAATGTACAGGCCAGAATGATCCCTGAGATTGTTAAGGGGCCAAAAACAGTAAAACGGCACATTTATAAATATGATACTTTACGCGGCACCTACATAGATCCGCAGTTTGGCCCGCAGGTAGTGACAGCCGCTACGCTCAATCCTCTTTGGGTCCGTGAGCAGCAGCGGTTGCAAAAAGAGAAACAGTTTAAGCAGGTAAAGAAAATGCTTGAGGCGGACTCTATTGAAAATGCTCCCAAGAGTAAGGCCCGCGCCAACGTAATAGCTAACCTGGCTGAGGAATACCGGAAATCAAGCGAACCGCTGGAAAAGCGGCTCAACGGCTTCTGGATAGATTCGTTACTAAGGTTTGAACTGCACAACAGGGGCATCTTTCTCCCTTTTAGTTATGAGGTGACCACTGCTAATAGCGATTCGCTTATTTTTTCGAGTGCTATGGACACCCAGGGCAAAAAACCGGAGTTTATTGATGCCAATACATACCAGAAGGCCATTTTCAGCAACGAAGTAGTTAATGATCCCGGGAAGATTAAACTCTTTTTTCCGGAAAAGAACTCCTTTATACTTGGCAATATGACCGCCACCATGGGTACTACCGGCGGCCTTTTACTGGTACTTATCTTTTGTTTTGGGTATACTATATTCTCCATTTTAAGGCAGAAGAAGATCTCCGAAATGAAGATAGACTTCATCAACAACATGACCCACGAGTTTAAAACACCTGTGTCAACCATAATGATTGCCAGCGAGGCACTAAAGGATGATGAAATAGCAGAGGATAAAACACGGGTGGCACGCCTCGCCAATGTTATTTATGAAGAAAACGTGCGCCTTGGAAGCCACATAGAACGCGTGCTGAACATTGCCCGCATTGAAAAGAACGACTTTAAGCTTGACAAGAAGCCGATTGATGCAAACGATATGATCAGCGTGGTATTAGACAGCATGGCTCTTAAACTTCAAAAATGCAATGCCGTGGTTAACATGCACCTCCACTCGGAGAACGCAACAATACTCGCCGATGAGCTGCATTTTAGCAATGTAATATACAACCTGGTAGATAATGCCGTTAAGTACAGTAAAGATGCACCTGAAATAACAGTTACCACCTCTAATAAGAACGGTGAACTGTGCGTAAAGGTAGCTGATAAAGGTATAGGCATGAGCCGGGATCAGCAAAGCAAAATATTTGAGCAGTTTTACCGCATACCTACTGGCAACCTGCACGATGTTAAAGGCTTTGGGCTGGGGCTGAGCTATGTGAATACCATTGTGAAGAGGCTGGATGGAACTATCAGCGTAAAGAGCGAGAAAGATAAGGGTTCTGAATTTGAACTGAAGTTTCCCCTGGCTTAATAACTAACGTGAGCAGTTTTCAACGTAACAATCGCAGTATCCTGTCGTCATACTAACAACAGTAGGAAATAAACCTGGGGATATCATTTGACATTCCTGAAACCGTCACATCATGAAGAAGATATTATTAGTTGAAGATGACCCTAACCTTGGCCTCCTGCTGCAGGACTACCTGCAACTGAAAGGGAAATTTGACGTTGAGCTTTGCAAAGACGGTGAAGAAGGATTACGGGCCTTTACCAAGCAGGAGTACGACCTGATCATTCTGGATGTGATGATGCCAAAAAAAGATGGCTTTACGCTGGGTAAAGAAATACGTAAGATAAACCCTGGTGTGCCTATTATTTTTGCTACTGCGAAAGCCATGATAGAGGACAAAACCCAGGCATTTAATTTGGGCGGGGATGACTACATCACTAAGCCTTTCCGTATAGAAGAACTTTTACTGCGCATCAACGCGTTGCTCAAACGTGCCGACAAAGCCGATAAGCAAACCGACGATAGCCCTACACAATTTACGCTGGGCAGCTACAAGTTTGATTACACCACTCAGCTCATTACCCGGTCAGATGTGAATCAAAAGCTATCTACCAAAGAAGCACAGCTATTACGGTTATTGTGCCTTCGTAAGAACGAGGTGCTTACCCGCGAAGAAGCCCTGCTGAACATCTGGCACGACGACAATTACTTCAATGGCCGTAGCATGGATGTTTTCTTAAGCAAAATACGCAAGTACTTAAAAGATGACCCTTCGGTTGAGATCATTAATGTGCATGGAAAGGGTTACAAGCTGCTGATCAATTAAATGATGCATGCGCGCAGGCGCGATTGCTGCACTTGCTGGGTAACGTTTTTAACATTGGAGAGATTAGTTTTATACTGTCCTTCCAGAGGAAAGATATTGAACCGACAAGTATGATCGCGTGATTATTCTATTAATTATTGACACCATCAAACGTCGCTCTCACCGTATCTTTGCAATCTTTACTGCTCAAGTAAAATACAAAGCTATTTTCCTTCTTTTTAATATAAATACCCACTGATATTTTGTCCCATAGTTCAGTGGGTACAGGATCTTCGCAACTGTATTCGGTCAATTCTTCTTTCTCCCGAAGAATAATGACCTTATAGAGGTGATTCCGTTTATCGAGAAACTTTTCTGCAACCTGCCCGTCCATTTTCAGCTGCTGTAAGATTACTTTATTTAGCTCAGCATCTGACTGAAAAGCAGAGGCATAAAATCTTCTCGGATTGCTAACTATTAAGTATAAGAACACGCATGAAATAAGAAATACAGCCTGTACCCTTTTGTCCCAAATGTCAATTTTAATCACAGTAATAAGCTGTTAGCTGATACATAGGCATACACCCAAATATACTTCCATTATTTTATCTTGTAACAACTTTGTTAACTCAGCCGCTAAAGTTTCCTGTCGAAATTAGATAAGTTTGCTCATTGCTTAACTAACTGATCGATATGAAATTAAAACTACTTTACACCTGCGTTGCACTCGCAGGCATTACCGGTTCTGCCTTGGCGCAGGAAACCGTAGATCAAGCCGCCGTAGCCAAAATACGGGAGGAAGGCCTTAGCCACTCCAAAGTAATGGAGACTGCATTTTACCTTACCGATGTTGCGGGGCCACGTTTATCCGGTTCACCGGGCTTAAAACGCGCGCAGGACTGGGCTGTTAACCAACTGAAAAGCTGGGGAATGGCAAATGCTAAACTGGAACCATGGGGTAAATTTGGTAAAGGCTGGGAAGTACAAAAGAACTATGCAGCTATTACCGTGCCTTACTACCACGCCATCATCGCTATCCCTAAAGCATGGACACCAAGCACCAACGGCATTGTAAAAGGCGAAGTTGTTTTGGTGAAGGCAGATACCACTACCGATCTTGACAAATACAAAGGCAAACTGGCCGGGAAGATTGTGATATTTGATGCGCAGCAAAAACTTACCCGCAGCACCAACCCTGATCTTTCTCGTTATACTGATGAGCAGCTGGATAAAATGGCCGCTGCTACTATGCAGCCTGCCGGTCCGCGCCGCCAGTTTGATGCCAACAGCCCTGCTTTTGCAGCACGCCGCCGCATGCTGGCCATGCGTACTGCAATTAACAAGTTTTTACTTGACGAAAAAGTCGGCCTTATACTTAGCCAGGGCCGCGGTACAGACGGTACCACATTTACTACTAACGGTGCTTCTTACGCAGATACCGCTAAGGCCGTAGCACCGGAACTGGAAACCAGCGGCGAAGATTACCTGCGCATCCTTCGCCTGGTAAAAGCCGGCCAGAAGGTAGAAATGGAAGCCGAGATTAAAACAGAATTTTTTAACAAGGACCTGCAAGGCTATAACGTAGTTGCCGAAATACCTGGTACAGATAAGAAATTAAAAGAACAGGTGATCATGATAGGTGGCCACCTTGATTCATGGCATGGCGCTACAGGTGCTACAGATAACGCCGCGGGCAGCGCCGTAATGATGGAAGCAATGCGCATCCTTAAAGCTATTGGTTACAAACCAAAACGCACTATACGTATTGCACTTTGGAGCAGTGAAGAACAAGGTTTGTTTGGTTCACGTGGTTACGTGGCACAACACTTCGGCGACCCACGTACCATGGAGCTAAAACCAGAACAGGCTAAACTTGATGCTTACTACAACTTAGATAACGGCACCGGCAAGATCCGCGGCATTTACCTGCAGGGTGATTCGGCCGCCGGACCTATATTTAAAGCCTGGCTGGCACCTTTCAAAGACCTTGGTGCAACCACCGTTACGGTTAGCAATACCGGCGGCACCGACCACCAAAGCTTTGATGCTGTTGGCCTACCGGGCTTCCAGTTCATACAGGATGGCATGGACTACAATACCCGTACCCACCACAGCAACCAGGATACTTACGACCGCCTGAGCGAAGACGATCTGAAACAAGCTGCTACAATTGTTGCATCATTTGTATATAACACCAGCGAACGTGCAGCCATGA containing:
- a CDS encoding sensor histidine kinase, which gives rise to MKKKSIALIIGLMSLALLGVVAMQFYFLRQSYQMQSEEFNRSVNDALSSVVTKVAKQDAITFLNAKTKVRPFAPNSVSITRISINGNSVDANDSIKLKKLRSKRERKLAVLRDSLKRMIMHKKQEEEVAALMQQGTLNLRIRIEEITDEFGNVQARMIPEIVKGPKTVKRHIYKYDTLRGTYIDPQFGPQVVTAATLNPLWVREQQRLQKEKQFKQVKKMLEADSIENAPKSKARANVIANLAEEYRKSSEPLEKRLNGFWIDSLLRFELHNRGIFLPFSYEVTTANSDSLIFSSAMDTQGKKPEFIDANTYQKAIFSNEVVNDPGKIKLFFPEKNSFILGNMTATMGTTGGLLLVLIFCFGYTIFSILRQKKISEMKIDFINNMTHEFKTPVSTIMIASEALKDDEIAEDKTRVARLANVIYEENVRLGSHIERVLNIARIEKNDFKLDKKPIDANDMISVVLDSMALKLQKCNAVVNMHLHSENATILADELHFSNVIYNLVDNAVKYSKDAPEITVTTSNKNGELCVKVADKGIGMSRDQQSKIFEQFYRIPTGNLHDVKGFGLGLSYVNTIVKRLDGTISVKSEKDKGSEFELKFPLA
- a CDS encoding response regulator transcription factor — protein: MKKILLVEDDPNLGLLLQDYLQLKGKFDVELCKDGEEGLRAFTKQEYDLIILDVMMPKKDGFTLGKEIRKINPGVPIIFATAKAMIEDKTQAFNLGGDDYITKPFRIEELLLRINALLKRADKADKQTDDSPTQFTLGSYKFDYTTQLITRSDVNQKLSTKEAQLLRLLCLRKNEVLTREEALLNIWHDDNYFNGRSMDVFLSKIRKYLKDDPSVEIINVHGKGYKLLIN
- a CDS encoding M28 family metallopeptidase, whose amino-acid sequence is MKLKLLYTCVALAGITGSALAQETVDQAAVAKIREEGLSHSKVMETAFYLTDVAGPRLSGSPGLKRAQDWAVNQLKSWGMANAKLEPWGKFGKGWEVQKNYAAITVPYYHAIIAIPKAWTPSTNGIVKGEVVLVKADTTTDLDKYKGKLAGKIVIFDAQQKLTRSTNPDLSRYTDEQLDKMAAATMQPAGPRRQFDANSPAFAARRRMLAMRTAINKFLLDEKVGLILSQGRGTDGTTFTTNGASYADTAKAVAPELETSGEDYLRILRLVKAGQKVEMEAEIKTEFFNKDLQGYNVVAEIPGTDKKLKEQVIMIGGHLDSWHGATGATDNAAGSAVMMEAMRILKAIGYKPKRTIRIALWSSEEQGLFGSRGYVAQHFGDPRTMELKPEQAKLDAYYNLDNGTGKIRGIYLQGDSAAGPIFKAWLAPFKDLGATTVTVSNTGGTDHQSFDAVGLPGFQFIQDGMDYNTRTHHSNQDTYDRLSEDDLKQAATIVASFVYNTSERAAMIPRKALPTPPPAVTPPPATPRN